The Rubricoccus marinus nucleotide sequence GCGCCAGAGGCCGTGCGGACCGTCGAGCGCGGTCCTGCGGGCAGCTCCGCCTCGCCGGGGACGCGCGCCAGAGGCTGCCTCTGGCGGGAGCGGAGGCTCCAGCCCGCGTTGAAGCGCAGCGCTTCGAGGCGCACCGGCCGGCCCGTTGCCGCGAGGTAGGTGGCGTCCGTGAGCGCGCCGGTGTCATCGAGGGAGTACGCCGAGAACGAGCCGCTGGCGGAGGCCTGGAACGGGCCGGACCCGGCGCTCGCGCGAAACGAGACGTTGTCGATGGGGCGCTCGTCGGCCGCGAAGTTGTAGCCGCCGCTGATGGCGAGCGAGAGGAGTTGAAGCGCTCGCCGCGACTCTTCGCCCGTGGAGTCCGTGCTGACTACGCGCGTGAGAAACGCGTTGTCCAGGCTGAACCGGAGCCCGCCGACGGGCTGCGTGGGGACTCCAGATAGCGTGGCGAAGCGCCGTTCCACGCCCGCCGTATCCGTCAGCACCTGCACCGTGTTGAACGGCGCAGCGGAAAAGTCCGGTTGCGCGACAAGCGAGACGCTGGGGCGCAGCACGTGCCGAAGGCCATCCAGGTTGGCGACCCGAACGGGGGCCGTGCCGTACAGCGCGGTCCGAAGGCTGAGCTCGGCACGTACGCGGCGGTCGAAAAAGAACCCGTCCTCCTGCGTCTCCACGAACGCGCCAGAGGCCGGGTCCAGCGCGCGCAGGGTCCGCTCGTCCACCCAGTTCTCGGCGTAGGTGACGCTCGGCGTGATGTCGAGGTTGTAGCGCGGGACGGAGAACGAGGCGGAGATCGGCACGTTGTGCGAGGCTCCATAGGCGAACCGCTCGCCCTCGGCGTTGCCTCTGGCGAAGGCGTCGCCGCTGAAGAGAGCATCCACCCAGGACGGGGCGCCGCCATCGTCGAACAGGCTGTCGGCCTTCGGGACGTAGGAAAACGCGTTCGTGGCCGAGCCGGAGTAGGAGACGCCGATCTTCTCGTACCAGCGCTCGCCGCGCCCGTCGCGCCTCTGGCGCTTAAAGGGGAACCGCCGCTGCTGGCTAAACGAGAGGCTGGGAAGCGTGAGCTGTGCTGAACTGACGTCGAACTGCTGGTTTGCGCGAAGCTGGACCGTGAGCGAGCGCCCCGCGCGGGGCCACGTCTGCGCGTAGCTCACCGTCGAGGTCGAACTCTGGCGGACCTGGCTCGCGAGGTCGTCGGAGACGAACCGCGCGCTGGAGGACTGGAGGTCCACATCGGCGGAGAGGCGTTGCCCGGCGGGGAAGGTCTGGGTGTGGTTCCACCGCAGCGCGACGGGCGTCGCGATCTGAAAATCGAGGTCGTCGCGCTCGCCGCGGCGCAAGCGGCCGTAGGAAAGCGAGATGTCGCCGTCGTAGGCGTAGCGCCGGGTGTAGTCCAGCCGCGCGTAGCCCTGAATGGACCCCGTCGTGCCGATCTTGCCTCGGACGATGGCGCCGAGGTAGTCGTTGACGGCCCAGTAGTAGCCGAGGTCTTCGAGGAAGAGCCCGTAGTCCGGGCTCGTGCCGAAGCCCGCCGCCAGAGGCCCGCTGCGCCGGCCTTCGGTCGCGGGGAAAAAGCCAAACGGCAGCCACAGCGGCGTCGGGATGCCGAGCAGACGGAGCCGGACCGGTCCGGTGTAGACCGTCTTGCCGTCTACGACTTTGATGCGCCCGGCCTCCATCGCGTAGTGCGGATGGTCCAAGTCGCAGGTGGTGTAGGCCGCGTTTTCGGCGTAGATGATGTGCGGCGCGGCCTGCTTGACGACGCCCGCGAGCAGGAAGCCGTCGTCCAGTTGCGTACGCCCGCCCACGATGCGCCCACGCCGCGTCCGCAGGTTGAACGCCAGCTCGTTGCCGGTGAACCCTTCGTCGCCCTGCGCGAACGTCGGAATCCCGACCTGAGCGTCTTGCAGCGCCAGAGGCCTCGCGCGAAGCGTTTCACGGCCCAGGAAAATCTCCACGAGCCCCGCGTCCAGCGTTGCCCCGTCGTACTCCGCTCGGGCCTCGCCGAACAGCGCGGCCTGGTCGTCCGCCCGTTCGCCGCTGGCGAGCGAATCGCGAGGTGCGAACACGATGCGGAGTGAGTCGGCCGCGCGGAAGGTGACGGGCTGTTCTAGACCGCCCTCGGCCGC carries:
- a CDS encoding putative LPS assembly protein LptD, which produces MLRALTLLLLLASGAAHAQTADSTAAPREITLAPADSARVPDPGAVADTTRPALPSRPARTDYGVPLAPAAEGGLEQPVTFRAADSLRIVFAPRDSLASGERADDQAALFGEARAEYDGATLDAGLVEIFLGRETLRARPLALQDAQVGIPTFAQGDEGFTGNELAFNLRTRRGRIVGGRTQLDDGFLLAGVVKQAAPHIIYAENAAYTTCDLDHPHYAMEAGRIKVVDGKTVYTGPVRLRLLGIPTPLWLPFGFFPATEGRRSGPLAAGFGTSPDYGLFLEDLGYYWAVNDYLGAIVRGKIGTTGSIQGYARLDYTRRYAYDGDISLSYGRLRRGERDDLDFQIATPVALRWNHTQTFPAGQRLSADVDLQSSSARFVSDDLASQVRQSSTSTVSYAQTWPRAGRSLTVQLRANQQFDVSSAQLTLPSLSFSQQRRFPFKRQRRDGRGERWYEKIGVSYSGSATNAFSYVPKADSLFDDGGAPSWVDALFSGDAFARGNAEGERFAYGASHNVPISASFSVPRYNLDITPSVTYAENWVDERTLRALDPASGAFVETQEDGFFFDRRVRAELSLRTALYGTAPVRVANLDGLRHVLRPSVSLVAQPDFSAAPFNTVQVLTDTAGVERRFATLSGVPTQPVGGLRFSLDNAFLTRVVSTDSTGEESRRALQLLSLAISGGYNFAADERPIDNVSFRASAGSGPFQASASGSFSAYSLDDTGALTDATYLAATGRPVRLEALRFNAGWSLRSRQRQPLARVPGEAELPAGPRSTVRTASGAGVLYDPSDPDYSASTLALGPRDPRLSASFDLTAAYRPAIGTRDAQWTTTVAVNNLTYQLTDNWGLSGAAGFDVLEQEITSTQLVLRRDLHCWEMQIRWTPIGPVKAFSVGIYLKSGYLKDLLRLDLPNADFRSAFNNVGLPR